One window of Chryseobacterium sp. JJR-5R genomic DNA carries:
- a CDS encoding S9 family peptidase, with amino-acid sequence MEAPQAKKIEKVLEIHGDKRVDPYFWLNERENADVIKYLEEENAYADFVMKDTEAFQEELFEEMKARYKKDDESLPYFFNGYWYIVRYEEGKEYPIFCRKHKSLENREEIILDVNVLAEGESYFEVGSVAVAPNNELASFSSDNVSRRIYTINFKNLRTGEILPDKIENTTGKAVWANDNEHVFYIRKDESLRAFQVYRHKLGTDTAEDVLIFHEEDDTFDVNVFKTKSMEYIFLASSSTISDEHRFIPSDDVFADWTMIQPRVDDLEYSVEHYEDEFYIITNAGDAFNFKIVKTKINNCGMENWADVIPHRPEVLLEGFEIFKNYLVLEEREEGLLQIKIIDEKTGESYYLPFSDPTYTAYIGVNLEFDTEILRYGYTSLTQPSSTYEYNMKEKTTELLKQQEVLGGKFLPENYISERIWADSRDGEARIPISLVYHKDTKKSSDTPLLLYGYGSYGHTVDASFSNVRLSILDRGFIYAIAHIRGGEYLGREWYEDGKMLFKKNTFFDFIDAGKYLIRENYTSSNHLYAMGGSAGGLLVGAVMNYEPSLFNGIVAQVPFVDVVTTMLDETIPLTTGEYDEWGNPNDEEYYHYMKSYSPYDNIEAKSYPNILITTGLHDSQVQYWEPAKWTAKLRELKTDDNLLVFKTDMSAGHGGASGRFESLKEDALEYAFLLMINHKA; translated from the coding sequence ATGGAAGCCCCACAAGCAAAAAAAATAGAAAAAGTACTTGAAATACACGGCGACAAGAGGGTTGACCCGTATTTCTGGCTCAATGAAAGAGAAAATGCAGACGTCATCAAATATTTGGAAGAAGAAAATGCCTACGCAGATTTTGTAATGAAAGATACGGAGGCTTTTCAGGAAGAACTCTTCGAAGAAATGAAAGCCCGCTATAAAAAGGATGATGAGTCTCTGCCCTATTTCTTCAACGGATACTGGTATATCGTGCGTTACGAGGAAGGAAAAGAATATCCTATTTTCTGCAGAAAGCACAAAAGCTTAGAAAACCGGGAGGAAATCATTCTTGATGTCAACGTACTGGCTGAAGGCGAGAGCTATTTTGAAGTAGGAAGCGTAGCAGTGGCTCCCAACAATGAGCTGGCCTCCTTCTCATCAGACAATGTAAGCCGAAGAATTTATACTATTAATTTTAAGAATTTACGGACCGGAGAAATACTTCCCGATAAAATCGAGAATACCACCGGAAAAGCTGTTTGGGCCAACGATAACGAACATGTTTTTTATATCAGGAAAGACGAAAGCCTGCGCGCATTCCAAGTGTACAGACATAAACTCGGGACCGATACCGCTGAAGACGTCCTGATCTTTCATGAGGAGGATGATACTTTCGACGTGAACGTTTTCAAGACGAAATCCATGGAATATATTTTCCTGGCAAGCTCAAGCACCATTTCAGACGAGCACCGTTTTATCCCTTCTGATGATGTTTTTGCAGACTGGACGATGATACAGCCGAGAGTTGATGACCTTGAATATTCGGTAGAGCATTACGAAGATGAATTTTACATCATCACAAATGCCGGCGATGCCTTTAACTTTAAGATCGTAAAAACCAAAATCAACAACTGCGGTATGGAAAACTGGGCAGACGTTATCCCGCACCGCCCGGAAGTACTGTTGGAAGGCTTTGAGATTTTCAAAAACTACCTGGTGCTGGAAGAACGTGAAGAAGGCTTATTACAGATAAAAATTATTGATGAGAAAACCGGGGAATCTTATTACCTTCCATTTTCAGATCCCACCTATACTGCTTATATCGGGGTTAATCTGGAATTTGACACTGAGATTCTGCGTTACGGGTATACGTCGCTGACACAGCCCAGCTCGACCTATGAATATAATATGAAGGAAAAAACCACCGAGCTCCTGAAACAGCAGGAGGTTTTAGGCGGAAAATTCTTACCTGAAAATTATATTTCCGAAAGGATCTGGGCAGATTCCAGAGACGGTGAAGCCAGAATCCCGATTTCGCTTGTGTACCATAAAGACACCAAAAAATCTTCGGATACACCGCTGCTTTTATATGGGTATGGAAGTTATGGGCATACGGTAGATGCCAGTTTTTCCAATGTAAGGCTGTCGATTTTAGACCGGGGGTTTATTTATGCCATTGCCCATATCAGGGGCGGAGAATATTTGGGAAGAGAATGGTACGAAGACGGCAAAATGCTGTTCAAGAAAAATACATTCTTTGATTTTATCGATGCCGGGAAATACCTGATCCGGGAAAATTACACTTCCTCAAATCATCTTTATGCAATGGGCGGAAGCGCAGGGGGATTGCTTGTTGGTGCCGTAATGAACTATGAACCTTCCCTGTTCAACGGTATTGTAGCCCAGGTTCCTTTTGTGGATGTGGTGACGACCATGCTGGATGAAACCATCCCTCTCACTACCGGAGAATATGATGAATGGGGAAACCCGAATGATGAAGAATATTATCATTACATGAAATCCTATTCACCTTATGACAATATAGAGGCTAAAAGCTATCCGAATATCCTGATCACCACCGGACTTCATGATTCCCAGGTACAGTATTGGGAACCTGCCAAATGGACGGCAAAACTGAGGGAACTGAAAACAGATGACAATCTCCTGGTATTCAAAACAGATATGAGCGCCGGACACGGCGGGGCCAGCGGAAGGTTTGAATCCTTAAAGGAAGATGCACTGGAATATGCATTTCTACTGATGATCAATCATAAAGCATAA
- the tgt gene encoding tRNA guanosine(34) transglycosylase Tgt, whose amino-acid sequence MQKFFNIEKTSEGKARAGELTTDHGKIQTPIFMPVGTVASVKTVHQRELKDDIKAQIILGNTYHLYLRPGMDVMQEAGGLHKFMNWDLPILTDSGGFQVFSLASSRKMSEEGARFKSHIDGSYHMFSPERSMEIQRQIGADIFMAFDECVAYPCEYNQAKTSMELTHRWLKRCIDWTESNPELYGHKQRLFPIVQGSTYSDLRKISAEVIAEAGADGNAIGGLSVGEPEEEMYRITDEVTDILPKEKPRYLMGVGTPWNILESIGLGIDMMDCVMPTRNARNAMLFTWKGVMNMKNERWKKDFSPLDELGTSFVDKEYSKAYLRHLFVSKEYLAKQIASIHNLAFYLELVKVAREHIIAGDFYEWKKSVVPVLRQRL is encoded by the coding sequence ATGCAGAAATTTTTTAATATAGAAAAAACCTCAGAAGGAAAGGCGAGGGCAGGAGAGCTTACCACAGACCACGGTAAGATCCAGACCCCGATTTTTATGCCTGTAGGAACGGTTGCCAGTGTAAAAACCGTTCACCAGAGAGAATTGAAAGACGATATAAAAGCCCAGATTATCTTAGGTAATACCTATCACCTTTATCTTCGCCCGGGGATGGACGTGATGCAGGAAGCCGGAGGGCTGCATAAGTTTATGAACTGGGATCTTCCCATTCTTACCGATTCAGGCGGTTTCCAGGTGTTTTCATTGGCGAGCAGCAGGAAAATGTCTGAAGAAGGCGCAAGGTTCAAGTCCCATATTGACGGGAGCTATCATATGTTTTCCCCGGAAAGGTCAATGGAAATCCAGAGGCAGATCGGAGCGGATATTTTTATGGCTTTTGATGAATGTGTTGCCTATCCATGCGAATACAACCAGGCAAAAACCTCCATGGAGCTTACGCACCGCTGGTTAAAAAGGTGTATCGACTGGACAGAAAGCAATCCGGAATTATACGGGCATAAGCAAAGGCTTTTCCCGATAGTTCAGGGATCTACTTATTCGGATTTAAGAAAAATTTCTGCTGAAGTGATTGCTGAAGCAGGAGCAGATGGAAATGCCATCGGCGGACTTTCCGTAGGGGAGCCTGAAGAAGAGATGTACCGGATCACCGATGAGGTAACGGATATCCTGCCGAAAGAAAAGCCGAGATATTTAATGGGCGTGGGAACACCGTGGAATATCCTGGAATCTATAGGGTTGGGAATTGATATGATGGATTGTGTGATGCCGACAAGGAATGCAAGGAATGCCATGCTTTTTACCTGGAAAGGCGTAATGAATATGAAAAATGAAAGGTGGAAGAAGGATTTTTCGCCGCTGGACGAACTGGGAACGAGCTTTGTAGACAAAGAGTATTCCAAGGCATACCTGAGGCATTTGTTCGTTTCCAAAGAATATCTGGCCAAACAGATCGCATCAATTCATAACCTGGCATTTTATCTGGAGCTGGTAAAAGTAGCCAGGGAACACATTATCGCAGGTGATTTCTATGAATGGAAAAAATCCGTAGTGCCGGTTCTCCGCCAAAGGCTTTAA
- a CDS encoding DUF4296 domain-containing protein produces MKKIIFVFILIFMVSCGGNYIDKPENLVPKDQMAEILADLAINDQATFMYPSSNLEAGTRYVLKTHKVKPDDFIASFKYYVVTEKMNGIAEDAQEIILEKDPKADQYVKDQLKKDGNVPNFAR; encoded by the coding sequence ATGAAAAAAATAATCTTTGTTTTTATTCTGATTTTTATGGTTTCCTGCGGAGGGAACTATATTGATAAGCCTGAAAACCTGGTTCCGAAAGATCAGATGGCTGAAATTTTAGCAGACCTTGCCATTAATGACCAGGCAACGTTCATGTACCCGAGTTCCAATCTGGAAGCCGGAACGAGATACGTCCTGAAAACCCATAAGGTAAAACCTGATGACTTTATTGCCAGCTTCAAATACTATGTTGTCACGGAAAAGATGAACGGTATTGCTGAAGACGCACAGGAAATCATATTGGAAAAAGATCCCAAAGCGGATCAATATGTAAAGGATCAATTAAAGAAAGACGGGAACGTCCCGAATTTCGCAAGATAA
- a CDS encoding HAMP domain-containing sensor histidine kinase, which produces MNNKFIPIISVFMTISLIVFVTLQFYWLKRYYGALDQDFSSKVYSALENTSKIIGEVEVDQYLNIDNKNFRNNILASSSQPSLTAIQQVEDSGTQRQIVYSKNIIEKNQLPLSQKGDSLKLTTLYSDEAAYKIKRDTTSRELLTADLNRDIENGDYAMKEFVKVNGNNLPITKRVDEKILDSVITKELRIRGISATFGYGITDKSNKLTSVVNKLYRDKKDNNTYSYPLFTDSKERTLYTLALVFPKKEYSLAMNNWPMLLGTFLSLLTILGIYIISINYMMRQKKLAEVKTDFINNMSHEFKTPLATISVATDSLANDKIATNPDKVKYYSELIKQENLRMKKQVENVLNMSKLERNEVRLFLKEANVRELIRRTTESFNLIIQQRNGTLKQEFNATNYIFKIDEFHISNMLVNLLDNANKYSPEAPEISIKTSNEGNLYVIEISDKGIGMETQNKTKIFEKFFREETGNIHNVKGQGLGLSYVKKIVELHKGLIIVDSQKEKGSTFTIKLPMG; this is translated from the coding sequence ATGAATAATAAGTTCATTCCGATAATCTCCGTGTTTATGACAATCTCACTGATTGTTTTCGTAACACTGCAGTTTTATTGGCTGAAAAGGTATTACGGAGCTTTGGATCAGGACTTTTCATCCAAAGTCTATTCCGCTTTGGAAAATACTTCGAAAATCATCGGTGAAGTTGAGGTGGACCAATACCTCAATATCGATAATAAAAATTTCAGGAACAATATTCTCGCCAGCAGCAGCCAGCCTTCTTTAACCGCTATTCAACAGGTTGAAGACTCCGGAACCCAACGCCAGATTGTTTATTCAAAAAACATTATCGAAAAAAACCAGCTTCCGCTTTCCCAGAAAGGAGACTCGCTGAAACTGACTACCTTATATTCTGACGAGGCCGCCTATAAGATCAAAAGGGATACCACAAGCCGGGAACTTCTCACCGCCGATCTTAACCGGGATATTGAAAACGGGGATTATGCAATGAAAGAGTTTGTAAAGGTGAACGGCAACAATTTGCCCATTACCAAAAGAGTGGATGAAAAAATCCTGGACTCTGTGATTACGAAAGAATTAAGGATCAGAGGGATTTCAGCAACATTCGGATATGGGATCACAGATAAAAGCAATAAGCTGACCAGCGTTGTGAATAAGCTGTATAGAGATAAAAAAGACAACAATACCTACAGCTACCCTCTTTTTACAGATTCAAAAGAAAGGACATTGTATACCCTGGCACTGGTCTTCCCGAAAAAGGAATACTCTCTGGCCATGAACAACTGGCCGATGCTTCTGGGGACTTTCCTTTCATTATTAACGATTCTGGGCATCTATATTATCTCTATTAATTATATGATGCGGCAGAAAAAACTTGCAGAGGTAAAAACGGATTTCATCAATAATATGTCTCACGAGTTCAAGACGCCCCTGGCAACGATCTCCGTGGCAACTGACTCGCTGGCGAATGATAAAATTGCCACCAACCCGGATAAGGTTAAATACTACTCGGAACTGATTAAGCAGGAAAATTTGAGGATGAAAAAACAGGTGGAAAATGTCCTGAATATGTCTAAGCTTGAAAGGAATGAAGTGCGGCTGTTCCTGAAAGAAGCCAACGTGAGAGAGCTGATCAGAAGGACCACGGAATCGTTCAACCTGATTATCCAGCAGCGGAACGGAACGCTCAAACAGGAATTCAATGCCACGAATTACATTTTTAAAATTGATGAGTTCCATATTTCCAATATGCTGGTGAACCTGTTGGACAATGCCAATAAGTATTCTCCGGAAGCTCCCGAAATTTCCATAAAAACGAGCAATGAAGGGAATTTATATGTAATTGAGATTTCCGATAAAGGAATAGGCATGGAAACCCAGAATAAAACCAAGATATTTGAGAAGTTCTTCAGGGAAGAAACCGGGAATATCCATAACGTAAAGGGACAGGGCCTTGGGCTTTCTTACGTGAAAAAAATCGTAGAGCTTCATAAAGGGCTGATCATCGTGGATTCCCAAAAAGAAAAAGGAAGCACGTTTACCATAAAGCTGCCGATGGGCTAA
- a CDS encoding four helix bundle protein, which produces MQITIIKELSGLPYHEAFSVIRKQICRSSTSTAANYRAMCRTRSKAERFLKVCIAIAKTDETLFWPKIPE; this is translated from the coding sequence ATGCAGATTACAATCATCAAAGAATTATCCGGACTTCCTTATCATGAAGCTTTTTCTGTAATCAGAAAACAGATTTGCCGTTCTTCAACATCAACAGCGGCAAATTACAGGGCCATGTGTAGAACAAGATCAAAAGCAGAAAGGTTTTTGAAAGTATGCATTGCTATTGCAAAAACCGATGAAACATTATTTTGGCCTAAAATACCGGAATAA
- a CDS encoding uroporphyrinogen-III synthase — protein sequence MRIKSILVSQPAPSESSPYLEIAKKEKIKIDFRPFIHVEGADNKELRTQKIDLTQYTGIIFTSKNAIDHYFRLAEELRFAVPDTMRYICQSEAIANYLQKHIVYRKRKISFGEKNFSDLLPLFKKFPGEKYLLPSSDVLSPDIVKTMESSNADWKRAIMYRTVCSDLTDININDYDMLIFFSPQGIKSLQQNFPDFKQEETKIGVFGTTTSGAAEEAGLKVDLMAPTKENPSMTMALEKYLKTLHK from the coding sequence ATGAGAATAAAGTCTATTTTGGTATCTCAACCGGCACCTAGCGAGTCATCTCCGTATCTGGAAATTGCAAAGAAGGAAAAAATAAAGATTGATTTCCGTCCTTTCATCCATGTTGAGGGAGCAGACAATAAAGAACTCAGAACACAGAAAATTGATCTTACGCAGTATACCGGGATTATTTTCACGAGCAAGAATGCGATAGACCATTATTTCAGGCTAGCTGAAGAACTGCGTTTTGCAGTGCCTGATACCATGCGTTACATCTGCCAATCTGAAGCAATTGCCAATTACCTTCAGAAGCATATTGTGTACAGGAAGAGAAAGATCAGCTTCGGGGAAAAGAATTTCTCAGACCTGCTGCCTCTTTTTAAAAAATTTCCCGGTGAAAAATACCTCTTGCCGTCTTCAGATGTTTTGAGTCCGGACATTGTGAAAACAATGGAATCCTCTAATGCAGACTGGAAAAGGGCAATTATGTACAGAACGGTATGCAGTGACCTTACGGATATCAACATTAACGATTACGACATGCTTATTTTCTTCAGTCCCCAGGGAATCAAGTCATTACAGCAGAATTTCCCGGATTTCAAGCAGGAAGAAACAAAAATCGGTGTTTTCGGAACAACAACTTCAGGGGCGGCGGAAGAAGCAGGATTAAAAGTGGACCTGATGGCTCCTACAAAAGAAAACCCGTCCATGACCATGGCACTGGAAAAATATCTTAAAACACTTCATAAGTAG
- a CDS encoding DUF4271 domain-containing protein: MQKIFPLPRSQHFINQIRIPENNDWVIFILLGCIFLYLFMMNIVEREANTKDFLLQKYFDASNNLPSWVITSCVIFLTLSVLLSQYIPTVPKYVADLQILGYQLNKFGFCLLAVMLFYFIKSGLGFLFFQSIGDGKKWAVFYFTSTKFYFILSFLLLILCVTHYYFPIDRNKMFLYYLIFFSIVFIFKVFFYLFHNNNILPEKWYYKFLYICTLQIAPLLMLWKLLFF; encoded by the coding sequence TTGCAGAAAATATTTCCGTTGCCACGATCACAACATTTTATCAACCAAATAAGAATCCCTGAAAATAACGACTGGGTCATCTTTATATTGCTGGGCTGTATCTTTCTTTATCTTTTTATGATGAACATTGTAGAAAGAGAGGCCAATACGAAAGATTTCCTGCTTCAAAAATATTTTGATGCCAGCAATAACCTGCCGAGCTGGGTAATTACCTCCTGCGTTATCTTTCTGACGCTGTCCGTTCTACTCTCTCAGTATATCCCTACGGTTCCGAAATATGTGGCTGACCTGCAGATTCTGGGATACCAACTCAATAAGTTCGGGTTCTGTCTGCTTGCTGTAATGCTTTTTTATTTCATAAAATCAGGACTGGGATTTTTATTTTTCCAGAGCATCGGTGATGGGAAAAAATGGGCTGTTTTTTACTTTACCTCTACAAAATTTTACTTTATCCTGTCTTTTTTATTGCTCATTTTGTGTGTAACCCACTATTATTTCCCGATTGACAGAAATAAAATGTTTTTATATTATTTAATCTTCTTTTCTATCGTTTTCATTTTCAAGGTTTTTTTCTATTTATTTCACAATAACAACATATTACCTGAAAAATGGTATTATAAATTTTTGTATATTTGCACCCTCCAAATAGCACCGCTTTTGATGCTTTGGAAATTATTATTTTTTTAA
- a CDS encoding SRPBCC family protein, translating to MKHDLIFNKDFNANSIYVMTVYDTDIPNIWDYFTQSGLLDLWWAPKPWACKTVSQDFNEGGIWLYAMAGPDGKKHYARIKYGEITEHRSFDATDAFCDENGNPDESFPQVQWLIGFTGVEEGAKVTVNIHFQSEEEMKKILETGFEEGFTTGLKQLEKLLTEKS from the coding sequence ATGAAGCATGATCTTATTTTTAACAAAGATTTTAATGCCAACAGCATCTATGTGATGACCGTATACGATACTGATATTCCCAATATCTGGGATTATTTTACCCAATCAGGCTTGCTGGATCTGTGGTGGGCTCCGAAACCCTGGGCATGCAAAACCGTAAGCCAGGATTTTAATGAAGGCGGAATATGGCTGTATGCCATGGCAGGACCGGACGGTAAAAAACATTATGCCCGGATAAAATACGGTGAGATCACCGAACACCGGAGCTTTGACGCTACTGATGCTTTCTGTGATGAGAATGGTAACCCGGATGAAAGCTTTCCACAGGTACAATGGCTTATTGGTTTCACGGGAGTGGAAGAGGGGGCCAAGGTAACGGTAAATATTCACTTCCAGTCTGAAGAAGAAATGAAAAAGATCCTTGAGACGGGATTTGAGGAAGGCTTTACCACCGGACTGAAACAGTTAGAAAAGCTCTTAACAGAAAAAAGTTAA
- a CDS encoding LptF/LptG family permease: protein MKIVDRYIVRKYLGTFSFMLVLLSIVVLVIDVQQKIPRIENATAIDAKLNLTYFLVHFYPFWIINLVMTFLSILVFISVIYFTSRMANNTEIVAIISSGASFHRFARPYLLTSLFIAVLSFGINHFILPWANIQKNQLEAYTYNAANKEKVLGTAPVSAQLSKTEYIFINSWNKREKRGSGFVYQKFDKNRKLTYELKASDVSWDQAKKYFVLNSYTEKTINTNDTEKLSNGFDLKKNYRHDPDELFPNELLGQNKTTPELLKFINRETEKGNSNLNAHLNELHQRTSMPVSIVILTFLALSLSSQKKRGGLGINLALGISLAFVFVFSFEALKVVSENKSMSPALAMWFPNIVFFPLAAYLYIKRANQ, encoded by the coding sequence CTGAAAATTGTAGACCGCTATATCGTCAGGAAATACCTTGGAACATTCAGTTTCATGCTTGTGTTGCTGTCTATAGTGGTGCTTGTTATTGATGTACAGCAGAAAATCCCGAGAATTGAAAATGCAACTGCCATTGATGCAAAACTGAATCTGACGTATTTCCTGGTCCATTTCTATCCGTTCTGGATCATTAACCTGGTCATGACCTTCCTTTCCATTCTGGTATTTATTTCAGTTATTTATTTTACTTCAAGAATGGCCAATAATACGGAAATTGTAGCCATTATAAGCAGCGGAGCCAGTTTTCACCGGTTCGCGAGGCCGTATTTGCTTACCTCTTTGTTTATTGCGGTCCTGTCATTCGGGATCAACCACTTTATTCTGCCATGGGCAAATATTCAGAAAAACCAGCTGGAAGCTTATACCTATAACGCGGCCAATAAAGAAAAAGTTTTAGGAACGGCCCCGGTTTCTGCACAGCTGAGCAAAACGGAATATATTTTCATCAATTCATGGAACAAAAGAGAGAAAAGAGGATCCGGATTCGTTTATCAGAAATTTGATAAAAACAGAAAGCTTACGTATGAGCTCAAGGCCTCTGATGTATCCTGGGACCAGGCCAAAAAATATTTTGTCCTGAATTCATATACCGAAAAAACCATCAATACAAACGATACCGAAAAATTATCGAACGGCTTTGACCTGAAGAAAAACTACAGGCATGATCCTGATGAACTCTTTCCCAACGAGCTTTTAGGGCAGAATAAAACGACGCCCGAACTTTTAAAATTTATCAACAGGGAAACGGAAAAAGGGAACAGTAACCTGAATGCCCACCTGAATGAGCTTCATCAGAGGACTTCAATGCCTGTTTCCATTGTCATCCTGACATTTCTGGCACTTTCACTTTCCTCGCAGAAAAAGCGTGGAGGGCTGGGCATTAACCTGGCTTTGGGAATTTCACTGGCCTTTGTTTTTGTATTCTCATTTGAAGCGTTAAAAGTAGTATCGGAAAACAAAAGCATGTCTCCGGCATTGGCGATGTGGTTCCCGAATATTGTATTCTTTCCGCTTGCAGCGTATTTGTATATCAAAAGAGCCAATCAGTAA
- a CDS encoding response regulator transcription factor, which yields MSNRILLVEDDQSFGAVLKDYLSINNFEVTLAVDGEQGLKEFTENEFDICIFDVMMPKKDGFSLAEDVKKIDKNTPIIFLTARNMREDILKGYQLGADDYITKPFDTELLLYKIKAILQRSSTLENEEQEQFKISNIFFDSMLRQLRVGDNEYKLSPKENELLKLLCIHRNDFMPRDLALRKIWKKENYFTARSMDVYIAKLRKLLKDDEGLEIINVHGEGFRLLVKN from the coding sequence ATGAGCAACAGAATATTATTAGTAGAAGACGACCAGAGTTTCGGTGCCGTACTGAAAGATTATTTATCCATCAATAATTTCGAAGTGACGCTTGCTGTAGACGGAGAACAGGGATTAAAGGAATTTACGGAAAATGAATTCGATATCTGTATTTTTGATGTGATGATGCCTAAAAAAGACGGGTTTTCATTGGCTGAAGATGTTAAAAAAATAGATAAAAACACACCGATTATTTTTCTTACCGCAAGGAATATGCGTGAAGATATACTGAAAGGATACCAGCTGGGAGCTGACGATTACATCACCAAACCGTTTGATACCGAGTTGCTTTTATATAAAATCAAGGCAATCCTTCAGAGAAGCTCCACTCTTGAAAATGAAGAGCAGGAACAGTTCAAGATCAGCAATATTTTCTTTGATTCCATGCTGAGGCAGCTGCGGGTGGGAGATAACGAATACAAGCTTTCCCCTAAAGAAAACGAACTGCTGAAACTTCTATGCATCCACAGAAACGATTTCATGCCGAGAGACCTGGCTTTAAGAAAAATCTGGAAGAAAGAAAATTACTTCACCGCCAGAAGTATGGATGTGTATATTGCCAAGCTGCGTAAATTACTGAAAGATGATGAAGGCTTGGAAATCATCAATGTTCATGGAGAAGGGTTCAGGCTTTTGGTAAAAAATTAA
- a CDS encoding polyprenol monophosphomannose synthase — translation MKKLVIIPTYNEKENIENIISAVFALEDDFHILVVDDSSPDGTADLVRDLQKKFPHHLHLSVRKIKDGLGKAYIHGFRWAIEYQYDYIFEMDADFSHNPNDLPKLYEACLQSDMAVGSRYSKGVNVVNWPMGRVLLSYFASKYVRFVLGLPTHDTTAGFVCFSRKVLEDIGLDNVKLKGYGFQIEMKFRAFKKGFDIVEVPIIFTNRILGESKMNGGIIHEAVFGVLNLKWKSIINRL, via the coding sequence ATGAAAAAGCTGGTCATCATTCCTACTTACAACGAAAAGGAAAATATTGAAAATATTATTTCCGCAGTTTTTGCATTGGAAGATGACTTTCATATTTTGGTAGTGGATGATTCGTCTCCGGACGGAACGGCGGACCTCGTTAGGGATCTGCAGAAAAAATTCCCCCATCACCTGCACCTGTCGGTCAGGAAGATAAAGGACGGCTTGGGCAAAGCCTACATCCACGGTTTCAGGTGGGCCATCGAGTACCAGTATGATTATATTTTTGAAATGGATGCGGATTTTTCCCATAATCCCAACGACCTTCCCAAGCTTTATGAAGCCTGCTTACAGTCGGATATGGCGGTCGGCTCAAGGTATTCAAAAGGCGTAAACGTGGTCAACTGGCCTATGGGCAGAGTGCTGCTTTCTTATTTTGCCTCAAAATACGTACGGTTTGTCTTAGGGCTGCCGACCCATGATACAACGGCAGGTTTTGTCTGCTTTTCAAGAAAAGTCTTGGAAGATATCGGGCTTGATAATGTTAAGCTGAAAGGCTACGGTTTTCAGATTGAAATGAAATTCCGTGCCTTTAAAAAAGGATTTGATATTGTGGAGGTTCCTATTATTTTTACGAACAGGATATTAGGGGAAAGCAAAATGAACGGAGGGATTATTCATGAAGCTGTCTTTGGAGTATTGAATTTAAAATGGAAATCGATAATCAACAGGTTATGA
- a CDS encoding biotin--[acetyl-CoA-carboxylase] ligase, producing MSQLSYIKTCSSTNDEISKVLLYENSDFFAVHTFNQTGGRGQYGNKWLSAAGKNLAYTLAVKAENFTLSDFMFNYYTAIIISDFIANLADTAVNIKWPNDIILKNKKVAGILIEKKKINGNNYFIIGAGINVLQENFNEISNAGSLLTQTGNHFSLEETTVGLNRFLTEKLRNIPSEKEIISCFNSNLFRKDQISVFELNKTRQNGIIKNADEKGEIWIDLEKDGLRSFYHKEIKLLY from the coding sequence ATGAGTCAACTATCCTATATTAAAACATGTTCTTCTACTAATGACGAAATTTCAAAGGTTTTACTTTATGAAAATTCAGATTTTTTCGCAGTACATACATTTAATCAGACCGGAGGCCGGGGCCAGTACGGAAACAAATGGTTATCAGCTGCCGGGAAAAATTTAGCATATACGTTGGCGGTAAAGGCTGAGAATTTTACACTGTCGGATTTCATGTTCAATTATTATACCGCAATCATCATCAGTGATTTCATTGCCAATCTGGCTGATACTGCCGTAAACATAAAATGGCCTAATGATATTATTCTTAAAAACAAGAAGGTTGCCGGGATTTTAATTGAGAAGAAGAAAATCAACGGAAACAACTATTTCATTATTGGTGCAGGAATCAACGTGCTCCAGGAAAACTTCAATGAAATATCCAATGCCGGATCGCTGCTGACACAAACCGGGAACCATTTCAGCCTTGAAGAGACTACGGTAGGACTGAACCGATTTTTAACTGAAAAGCTGAGAAATATCCCTTCAGAAAAAGAAATTATAAGCTGCTTTAATTCAAATTTGTTCCGCAAAGATCAGATCTCCGTTTTTGAGCTTAATAAAACAAGACAGAATGGCATCATCAAAAATGCAGATGAAAAAGGTGAAATCTGGATTGACCTTGAGAAAGACGGACTGCGCTCCTTCTATCACAAAGAAATAAAGCTTCTTTACTGA